From Lentimicrobiaceae bacterium, a single genomic window includes:
- the mnmH gene encoding tRNA 2-selenouridine(34) synthase MnmH, which translates to MVMKIDASRLYELKVALPLIDVRSPLEFEQGHIPGAVNIPLFSNEERAKVGTLYHNAGREAALLLGLDFVGPQMSGFVKKLNGLCHHKPKEVIVYCWRGGMRSGSMAWLFSTAGFKVHLLEGGYKAYRAFIRELSGAGKPIVVLGGMTGSGKTEILHKLQEKGEQIIDLERLACNKGSVFGYLGQPVQPTNEQFENDLFEAWNKLDSTKPVWIEDESRSIGAVGIPGPFFERMKLSPMLMIDVPPQVRVQRLVHEYAVFDKALLANALIKIAQPLGGLVYNEALVAIEECRFAEAINLVLGYYDKTYRKALQKFVNREIFEVKTDTGDANINAGLLLKTKPNMIKVPFL; encoded by the coding sequence ATGGTGATGAAAATAGATGCTTCACGGTTATATGAGCTGAAGGTTGCGCTTCCATTGATTGATGTGCGCTCTCCGCTTGAGTTCGAACAGGGGCATATTCCCGGCGCTGTAAACATTCCTTTGTTCAGCAATGAAGAGCGGGCTAAAGTTGGTACGCTTTATCATAATGCGGGTCGCGAGGCCGCCTTGTTGCTGGGCCTTGATTTTGTTGGACCGCAAATGTCGGGGTTTGTCAAAAAGCTCAACGGACTTTGTCATCATAAACCCAAAGAGGTTATTGTTTATTGCTGGAGGGGCGGGATGCGAAGTGGTTCAATGGCCTGGCTTTTCAGTACTGCTGGCTTTAAAGTACATCTTCTTGAAGGAGGTTACAAGGCTTACAGGGCTTTCATTCGTGAATTGTCCGGTGCTGGTAAGCCCATTGTCGTATTGGGCGGAATGACAGGTTCAGGCAAAACTGAGATTTTGCATAAGCTGCAGGAGAAAGGCGAACAGATAATTGATCTGGAACGATTAGCCTGCAATAAAGGTTCTGTTTTTGGGTATCTTGGACAGCCGGTTCAACCAACTAACGAACAGTTTGAAAACGACTTGTTTGAAGCATGGAATAAACTTGACTCAACAAAACCGGTATGGATTGAAGATGAAAGCCGTTCAATAGGTGCTGTGGGTATTCCCGGGCCGTTTTTTGAACGTATGAAATTATCGCCCATGTTAATGATTGATGTGCCTCCGCAAGTAAGGGTTCAGCGGCTTGTTCATGAGTATGCGGTGTTTGACAAGGCATTGCTTGCCAATGCTCTTATAAAAATTGCACAGCCTCTCGGAGGGCTTGTTTATAATGAGGCATTGGTTGCCATCGAAGAATGCCGGTTTGCCGAAGCCATAAACCTTGTTTTGGGGTATTATGATAAAACCTACCGGAAAGCTCTTCAAAAGTTTGTCAATCGCGAAATTTTTGAAGTTAAAACTGATACCGGCGATGCAAATATAAATGCCGGATTATTATTAAAGACTAAACCAAACATGATCAAAGTGCCCTTTTTGTAA
- the selD gene encoding selenide, water dikinase SelD, with product MNQIYLDYNATTPIAPEVAAEMRPFIDEFFGNPSSSHLFGIKTRGAVEKARSRVAALLNCRPQEIVFTSGGTESNNMAIKGAAFAMRAHGNHIVISAVEHPAVTEVTRFLENHGFEISIVPVDPMGMVDPDDVKKMLRPETILISVMHANNEVGTIQPIAEIADIARRHGALMHTDAAQSLGKIPVDVKALDVDLLSVAGHKLYAPKGIGVLFIRHGVKIEKLMHGADHEQNLRAGTENVLEIVGLGKACEIAGRDLENNLIHLAKMKNRLYRGLTEKLGELHVNGHPDRCLPNTLSIGFKNLNAVMLLQAMEGVAASAGAACHTGTTGDSSVLGAMKVLPEFSQGTIRFSTGRNTTEAEIDEAVEQIVRAVHSFAPESGAQSSFSENNDTVRLTQFTHGLGCACKMRPADLEKVLANMPAVHDPRVMVGADKRDDAAVYRLTDDLALVQTVDFFTPVVDDPYTFGAIAAANSLSDIYAMGAKPVFALNIAAFPVNRLPLNVLEAILKGASDKASEAGISILGGHSIEDTEPKFGMVVSGLVHPDKVLSNDGARPGDLLILTKPIGTGIIATAAKQGIAEPSSISLAIKNMASLNKTAAELMLKRKVNACTDVTGFGLLGHLHELTAGSGVNAEVRFNDIPFIEGVQQLAAAGAIPGGTIANTDFAADFTDFGVLSQTDKYLLCDAQTSGGLLIALPADEAGILLADLIEHEIMAAIIGKVTGWGEGSIQVVFNS from the coding sequence ATGAACCAGATTTATCTTGACTATAATGCGACGACTCCCATTGCACCTGAAGTAGCCGCTGAAATGCGCCCATTTATTGATGAGTTTTTTGGAAATCCATCCAGCAGTCATCTTTTTGGAATAAAAACCCGCGGCGCGGTTGAAAAGGCCCGGTCAAGGGTTGCAGCTCTTTTAAATTGCCGGCCGCAGGAAATAGTGTTTACCAGTGGGGGTACTGAATCGAATAATATGGCAATTAAAGGTGCTGCTTTTGCAATGCGTGCTCATGGGAATCACATTGTCATTTCTGCTGTTGAGCATCCGGCCGTCACCGAAGTTACCCGGTTTCTCGAAAATCATGGATTTGAGATTTCTATTGTACCGGTTGACCCTATGGGTATGGTTGACCCGGATGATGTGAAAAAAATGCTGCGTCCTGAAACAATTCTAATTTCGGTTATGCATGCCAATAATGAAGTTGGTACAATTCAACCCATTGCTGAAATTGCGGATATTGCCCGTAGGCATGGAGCTTTGATGCATACCGATGCGGCGCAATCATTGGGTAAAATTCCGGTTGATGTTAAAGCACTGGATGTTGATTTGCTTTCGGTTGCCGGACACAAACTATATGCTCCTAAAGGGATTGGGGTTTTATTTATCCGTCATGGGGTAAAAATTGAAAAGCTGATGCATGGGGCTGACCATGAACAGAATTTGAGGGCAGGAACCGAGAATGTTCTCGAAATTGTTGGACTGGGCAAGGCTTGCGAAATTGCAGGCCGCGACTTGGAAAACAATCTGATTCATCTGGCAAAAATGAAAAACAGACTGTACAGGGGGTTGACAGAAAAACTGGGAGAGCTTCATGTAAATGGTCATCCTGACCGTTGTTTGCCCAATACACTGAGCATTGGGTTTAAGAATCTGAATGCTGTAATGCTCCTACAGGCAATGGAGGGCGTGGCTGCTTCGGCTGGAGCTGCATGTCATACAGGAACAACCGGCGATTCATCTGTTTTAGGGGCGATGAAAGTTTTACCTGAATTTTCGCAGGGAACTATAAGATTCTCAACAGGCCGTAATACAACCGAAGCTGAAATTGATGAGGCTGTAGAACAGATTGTGCGTGCTGTTCATTCCTTTGCACCTGAATCAGGTGCTCAGTCTTCTTTTTCAGAAAATAATGATACAGTCAGGTTAACTCAATTTACACACGGATTGGGTTGTGCCTGTAAAATGAGGCCTGCCGATCTGGAAAAAGTACTTGCCAATATGCCTGCTGTTCATGATCCCAGGGTTATGGTTGGCGCTGATAAGCGCGATGATGCTGCGGTTTACCGTTTAACAGATGACCTGGCACTGGTTCAGACAGTTGACTTCTTTACACCTGTTGTTGACGACCCATATACTTTTGGGGCCATTGCTGCCGCCAATTCGCTCAGCGATATTTATGCAATGGGGGCTAAGCCTGTTTTTGCGCTCAATATAGCCGCTTTCCCTGTAAACCGTCTGCCATTGAATGTGTTGGAGGCTATTCTGAAAGGTGCATCAGATAAAGCATCCGAAGCTGGTATCTCAATCCTTGGAGGACATTCTATTGAAGATACAGAGCCGAAATTTGGCATGGTAGTCAGTGGATTGGTTCATCCTGATAAAGTGCTGTCAAATGATGGTGCCCGGCCTGGTGATTTATTGATTCTGACGAAACCTATCGGAACTGGCATTATTGCTACTGCAGCCAAGCAGGGCATTGCTGAGCCGTCGAGCATTTCATTGGCTATCAAAAATATGGCTTCACTGAATAAGACAGCAGCCGAGCTTATGCTCAAACGAAAGGTAAATGCTTGTACTGATGTAACCGGATTTGGACTTTTAGGGCATTTGCATGAGCTTACAGCCGGATCGGGCGTCAATGCCGAAGTAAGGTTTAATGACATCCCGTTTATTGAAGGTGTTCAGCAATTGGCTGCAGCGGGTGCAATACCGGGAGGGACAATAGCAAACACAGATTTTGCAGCTGATTTTACCGACTTTGGTGTGCTTTCTCAAACTGATAAATACCTGCTTTGCGATGCCCAGACTTCGGGGGGCTTGCTTATTGCGCTGCCTGCTGACGAGGCCGGAATTCTTCTTGCCGACCTGATTGAGCATGAAATTATGGCTGCTATTATCGGAAAAGTTACCGGTTGGGGAGAAGGATCAATTCAGGTGGTTTTTAATTCATAA
- a CDS encoding lysophospholipid acyltransferase family protein, translated as MNFLHKSIAFLLFTLTRLSGQLPLKLLYFKASFLRFCASRIFHYRSDVIVQNLARSFPERNYKEIKKLVNQFYVHFFDVFTEVIKSQGLTSEEAKKRFKVENPEMINDYHSRGLNVIALAGHHGNWEWGIMLPLYFGFSIYTLYKPLSNKITEILMNKIRGKFGMKLLSMGKAGRFILSKKDYPALYIFIGDQSPNHKDPDYCFHFLHQPSLLFNGGAKLARATGSVVVYLSITKVKRGYYTAQFIPISEPQEQKSEREILSTYAALLENDIRRQPAYYLWSHKRWKNKPEPKRDV; from the coding sequence ATGAATTTTTTACACAAATCAATTGCTTTTCTGCTTTTCACATTAACGAGGCTGTCCGGACAATTGCCATTAAAACTTCTGTACTTTAAGGCTTCCTTCTTACGATTTTGCGCTTCCCGAATATTTCATTACCGCTCCGACGTTATTGTTCAAAACCTAGCCCGTTCATTTCCCGAAAGAAACTACAAAGAAATTAAAAAGCTGGTCAACCAATTTTACGTGCATTTTTTTGATGTATTTACTGAAGTAATCAAAAGCCAGGGATTAACATCAGAAGAAGCAAAAAAACGATTCAAAGTTGAAAATCCAGAAATGATCAATGACTATCATTCAAGGGGACTCAATGTAATAGCTCTTGCGGGTCATCATGGTAATTGGGAATGGGGGATAATGCTGCCACTTTATTTCGGATTTAGCATTTACACTTTATACAAGCCCCTCTCCAATAAAATAACCGAAATACTTATGAATAAAATCAGGGGCAAATTTGGCATGAAATTGCTTTCAATGGGCAAAGCCGGCCGGTTTATTCTCAGTAAAAAAGATTATCCGGCACTTTATATTTTTATTGGCGACCAGTCGCCCAATCATAAAGACCCTGATTATTGCTTTCACTTTCTTCATCAACCCAGCCTTTTGTTCAACGGAGGCGCTAAATTGGCACGGGCAACAGGCTCAGTTGTGGTCTATTTATCCATCACAAAAGTTAAGCGGGGTTATTATACAGCTCAGTTTATTCCAATATCCGAACCACAGGAACAAAAAAGCGAGCGGGAAATCCTCAGCACTTATGCTGCTTTGCTTGAAAATGACATTCGCCGGCAACCGGCTTATTATCTTTGGTCGCATAAGCGATGGAAAAACAAACCTGAACCAAAGCGGGATGTTTAA
- the mscL gene encoding large-conductance mechanosensitive channel protein MscL — translation MKLLNEFKAFAMKGNVIDLAVAVIIGGAFGKIVSSFVNDILMPPLGVLLGGLDFKDLAYTLKEAVGETAAVTLNYGMFIQNVIDFLIIAFAIFMAIKAMSSFKKKEEAIPAPPPAPTKDQELLTEIRDLLKNNK, via the coding sequence ATGAAGCTATTAAATGAGTTTAAAGCATTTGCGATGAAAGGCAATGTAATTGACCTTGCTGTCGCTGTGATTATCGGAGGCGCCTTTGGAAAAATAGTATCCTCCTTTGTAAATGATATTCTGATGCCACCTCTTGGAGTTTTACTGGGAGGCCTGGATTTTAAAGATTTAGCGTATACCCTTAAGGAAGCCGTTGGCGAAACAGCAGCTGTTACATTGAATTACGGCATGTTCATACAGAATGTAATTGATTTCCTCATCATTGCATTTGCTATTTTCATGGCCATTAAAGCTATGAGCAGTTTCAAGAAGAAAGAAGAAGCCATTCCTGCCCCACCTCCTGCTCCAACCAAAGATCAGGAATTACTCACAGAGATTCGCGACCTGCTAAAAAATAATAAATAA
- a CDS encoding DUF3078 domain-containing protein: MKKALLSFVIVMAASLTGLSQTADTTKLWTTGIKTSLSFSQVSLTNWAAGGENSLGGNSFINLIANMKKARTTWDNSLDLAYGLIKQGDAKVRKSDDKIDFVSKVGHNVINKHLFLSANLSFRTQFTDGFNYPNDSVLISTFMAPGYLMLGLGMDYKPYPYLSVSLLPVTGRLTIVGDKGLSDAGAYGVDPGKTIRPEFGASLKATFEKDIITNVNLKSKLELFSNYVDRPQNIDINWEALLILKVNKLISTYIGLQTVYDHDIQIMDKDGKTGPRTQFKQTFGIGLTYAVKHYQATIKQ; the protein is encoded by the coding sequence ATGAAAAAAGCACTACTCTCTTTCGTTATTGTAATGGCTGCATCGCTAACTGGTTTATCTCAAACAGCCGACACCACCAAACTCTGGACAACAGGCATCAAAACATCCCTTTCTTTTTCGCAGGTTTCACTAACCAACTGGGCTGCCGGAGGTGAAAACAGTTTGGGAGGCAATTCATTTATTAATTTAATTGCCAATATGAAAAAAGCCAGGACAACCTGGGACAATTCACTTGATTTGGCTTATGGCTTAATCAAACAAGGCGATGCCAAGGTGAGAAAAAGTGATGATAAAATTGATTTTGTATCCAAAGTAGGGCATAATGTCATTAACAAGCATTTATTCCTAAGCGCCAACCTTAGTTTCAGAACACAATTTACCGATGGGTTCAACTACCCCAATGACTCAGTGCTGATTTCAACCTTTATGGCTCCCGGTTATCTGATGCTCGGACTTGGTATGGATTATAAACCCTATCCGTATTTGTCTGTTTCGTTGCTGCCTGTTACAGGCAGGTTAACCATTGTTGGCGATAAAGGATTATCAGACGCAGGAGCCTATGGCGTTGATCCGGGAAAAACCATCAGACCAGAATTTGGCGCTTCACTTAAAGCAACTTTTGAAAAAGACATTATCACCAACGTAAATCTGAAGAGCAAACTTGAACTCTTCTCAAATTATGTAGACCGCCCTCAGAATATTGACATTAACTGGGAAGCATTGCTCATCCTCAAAGTTAATAAACTAATTTCCACCTACATTGGATTACAAACAGTTTATGACCACGACATACAGATTATGGACAAAGACGGCAAAACCGGACCCCGGACACAGTTTAAACAAACTTTTGGAATTGGATTAACCTATGCTGTGAAACATTATCAGGCAACAATCAAACAATAA
- a CDS encoding TonB family protein: MSKIPAAVCLLLMNYYAFSQEYIPPQPYGGKAQLRQFTEQELVYPETALQAKTEGNVIISAKIDQKGQVTFTRYKARVSPECDLETMRIFKMIEWEPGTFRGIPNEDSIQFEIEFNLRKYKRLCKQRGYSEILFPFEPVDTSGTIYQYKNLETAPHPIFTRENINLAGFVAANLVYPEAAIKQNLSGTVKIGFIVEPHGRISNTIVLNSLGAGCNEEALRLVHLIKWMPGTIHQQAVRTRMSISINFSLDQGPDGNFNPNIKSSYGG, translated from the coding sequence ATGAGTAAAATACCGGCTGCCGTATGTCTCCTTTTAATGAATTACTATGCTTTTTCTCAGGAATATATACCTCCACAACCCTATGGCGGCAAAGCACAACTAAGGCAATTCACAGAACAGGAATTAGTTTATCCTGAAACAGCCTTACAGGCAAAAACTGAAGGAAATGTTATTATTTCTGCAAAAATCGATCAAAAAGGACAAGTTACTTTTACCCGGTATAAAGCCCGTGTTTCGCCTGAATGCGACCTAGAGACCATGCGGATTTTTAAAATGATAGAATGGGAGCCTGGCACCTTCAGAGGCATCCCCAATGAAGACAGCATTCAATTTGAAATAGAATTTAACTTGCGCAAATACAAGCGTTTGTGCAAACAAAGAGGATACTCTGAAATTCTTTTCCCCTTTGAGCCTGTTGACACATCAGGCACCATATATCAGTACAAAAATCTTGAAACAGCCCCCCACCCTATTTTTACCAGAGAAAATATTAATCTTGCTGGTTTCGTAGCTGCCAACCTTGTTTACCCGGAAGCAGCCATTAAACAAAATTTGAGCGGCACTGTTAAAATAGGGTTCATTGTTGAACCTCATGGCAGAATTTCTAATACAATCGTACTAAATTCGCTTGGGGCCGGCTGCAACGAAGAAGCTTTACGATTGGTACATCTGATTAAATGGATGCCAGGAACCATTCATCAACAAGCAGTCAGAACAAGAATGAGCATCTCTATCAACTTTAGTCTTGACCAAGGCCCTGACGGGAACTTTAACCCTAATATTAAATCAAGCTACGGGGGATAA
- a CDS encoding ATP-binding cassette domain-containing protein, translating into MLNIHNLTFSYGKPLVINGLNWELETSKVHGLVGMNGAGKTTLFNLIAGWLRPNSGGITLNNSRIHQSACGFMETSPYFYPMITGKEYLQVFMLKNPSFNVEKWNHIFKLPLDEIVDNYSTGMLKKLSFMGILALNRKLLILDEPFNGLDFEAVRQVQQILPVLAARGKTIIVSSHITESLTSVSDTISLINQGKIDFSLKQNQFDQIEQMIALSGNQIITPGDLPD; encoded by the coding sequence ATGTTAAACATTCATAACCTGACCTTTAGCTACGGCAAACCACTTGTGATCAACGGATTGAATTGGGAGCTTGAAACCAGCAAAGTGCATGGTTTGGTTGGAATGAACGGTGCTGGAAAAACAACCCTTTTCAATCTTATAGCAGGATGGCTCAGGCCCAACAGCGGTGGTATAACCCTGAATAATAGCCGGATTCATCAGTCAGCCTGTGGATTTATGGAAACATCCCCCTACTTTTATCCAATGATAACCGGCAAAGAATATCTTCAGGTTTTTATGTTAAAAAACCCGTCATTCAATGTTGAGAAGTGGAATCATATTTTTAAACTTCCATTAGACGAAATTGTAGATAATTATTCAACCGGTATGCTTAAAAAATTAAGCTTTATGGGAATTCTGGCACTTAACAGAAAGCTACTGATACTGGACGAACCGTTCAATGGACTCGACTTTGAAGCTGTAAGGCAAGTACAGCAAATACTTCCGGTGCTTGCAGCCAGAGGTAAAACAATTATTGTAAGTTCTCATATTACGGAATCATTAACCTCTGTAAGCGATACTATTAGTTTGATAAACCAAGGGAAGATTGATTTTTCCTTAAAACAAAATCAATTTGACCAAATTGAACAGATGATAGCATTATCAGGAAATCAAATAATTACACCCGGCGACCTTCCCGATTAA
- a CDS encoding tetratricopeptide repeat protein, translating to MKRRLFTIILLFVISLTIQASPQAEIDKANKAYMAGFFENSIPIYEKVIADGLASPELYYNLGNAYFKTNNLPSAILNYERALKLEPGNEDFIYNLGVANSRIVDKIEVLPELFYIRWWKQLKSLFSPDSWAKFAIITFFLLFINIAIFLLTRTINGRKIFFSTGILLLFLNMVGGIIAWQTNTESKNQKAAIVFAPTLPVKSSPDESSIDLFVIHEGLKVKVIDKIGEWNEIRIANGSKGWVKTENLEPV from the coding sequence ATGAAACGAAGGCTATTCACCATAATTTTGCTGTTTGTCATTAGCCTGACGATCCAAGCCAGTCCTCAGGCTGAAATCGACAAAGCCAACAAAGCCTACATGGCCGGCTTCTTTGAAAATTCAATCCCCATCTATGAGAAGGTAATTGCCGATGGATTAGCCTCCCCCGAACTATACTACAACCTTGGGAACGCATATTTTAAAACCAACAATTTACCTTCGGCCATACTCAATTATGAAAGGGCTTTAAAACTTGAGCCAGGAAATGAAGACTTCATATACAATCTTGGCGTTGCCAACAGCCGCATCGTTGACAAAATTGAAGTTTTGCCTGAACTTTTCTACATACGCTGGTGGAAACAGTTAAAATCATTATTTTCTCCAGATAGCTGGGCCAAATTTGCCATAATTACTTTTTTTCTGCTCTTCATCAACATCGCCATATTTCTACTTACAAGGACGATTAACGGACGAAAAATATTTTTCAGCACCGGAATCCTGTTACTTTTTTTAAATATGGTTGGCGGAATAATAGCATGGCAAACCAATACAGAATCAAAAAACCAAAAAGCAGCCATTGTTTTTGCTCCAACGCTTCCTGTAAAAAGCTCGCCTGACGAGAGCAGCATCGATCTGTTTGTTATTCATGAGGGATTAAAAGTAAAAGTGATTGATAAAATAGGCGAATGGAATGAAATACGGATTGCAAATGGCAGCAAAGGCTGGGTAAAGACAGAAAATCTGGAGCCAGTTTAG
- a CDS encoding protein BatD gives MRKTGNSLVILLLLMVLPGYGQQVEFKASAREVVAVGDQFRLVFSVNAQASGFTAPVLRDFSVLAGPSQSSSSSMQIINGQVSRSVDYSFTYILQASKEGSFTIGPASVNVDGKTYKSNALTVKVVKGNAPQSGQSAGNNQSSGGNQQLQGDLTSKDLFVKATVSNSNPYQGEQVIVTYKIYTRVPIAEYSITKAPGVSGFWSQDLLKDDKNLNQYRENINGQEYVVAEIKKDAMFAQKSGKLNIDPLEMDVIAQIQRKSSRRTTNDPFFDNFFNDSFFGNTMQNVRKTIKSNQVSINVKPLPAQNKPIGYSGAVGKFSISATTDRQELKANDAMSLKFTITGKGNIKLIEKPAIEFPSDFEVYDPRVTDNISANGSGVSGSRTFEYLVIPRNPGNFKIKPVTFSYFDDEAGVYKTLNSPEFAIKVNRGDDNGNTITTGGADKEDFKYIGSDIRFIKTGKLKLIPVNTYFFGSSLFWILLALPIILFIAFLLILKNELKKRSNQALMRNRKATGVARKRLKSAEQFMKDGKHEAFWSEVSNALWGYLSDKFNIPRSTLSMDSVNEALTSKRVSSELIKQFIDTLNNCEFARFAPIDKSKAMGDLYKQAIDAITRTEQELK, from the coding sequence ATGAGAAAGACAGGAAATTCACTCGTTATTTTATTACTGCTGATGGTCTTGCCGGGCTATGGGCAGCAAGTTGAATTTAAAGCATCAGCCCGCGAAGTGGTGGCTGTTGGCGACCAGTTCAGACTGGTTTTTTCGGTAAATGCACAAGCATCAGGATTTACAGCTCCTGTATTAAGAGACTTTTCTGTTCTTGCAGGACCCAGCCAGTCATCAAGCTCAAGCATGCAAATTATTAACGGCCAGGTTTCAAGAAGTGTAGACTATTCTTTCACTTATATTTTGCAGGCTTCAAAAGAAGGCTCCTTTACAATAGGCCCTGCCTCGGTTAATGTGGATGGTAAGACCTATAAGTCGAATGCTCTAACTGTAAAAGTTGTAAAAGGAAATGCTCCTCAATCAGGGCAAAGCGCTGGAAATAATCAGAGCAGTGGCGGAAATCAGCAACTGCAAGGTGATTTAACATCAAAAGACCTTTTTGTAAAGGCAACAGTGAGCAATTCAAATCCTTATCAGGGCGAACAAGTAATTGTCACTTATAAAATCTACACCAGAGTACCCATTGCCGAATACAGCATTACCAAAGCGCCCGGCGTAAGCGGATTTTGGTCACAGGATCTTTTAAAGGACGATAAAAACCTGAACCAATACCGTGAAAACATAAACGGCCAGGAGTATGTAGTTGCGGAAATTAAAAAGGATGCCATGTTTGCCCAAAAATCAGGCAAACTGAACATCGACCCTCTTGAAATGGATGTGATTGCGCAAATACAACGGAAATCGAGCCGCAGAACTACCAATGATCCATTTTTCGACAACTTCTTTAACGACAGTTTCTTTGGAAACACCATGCAGAATGTACGAAAAACCATTAAATCAAATCAGGTTAGCATCAATGTTAAACCTCTACCCGCACAAAACAAACCAATTGGGTATAGCGGTGCTGTAGGAAAATTCAGCATTTCAGCCACCACTGACCGTCAGGAACTGAAAGCCAACGATGCCATGAGCCTGAAGTTTACGATTACCGGAAAAGGCAACATCAAACTGATTGAAAAACCAGCCATTGAATTCCCCAGCGACTTTGAAGTATACGACCCCAGGGTTACTGACAATATTTCGGCAAATGGTAGCGGGGTATCCGGTTCACGCACTTTTGAATACCTGGTAATTCCCCGAAATCCGGGAAACTTTAAAATAAAGCCTGTTACATTTTCATACTTCGACGATGAAGCCGGAGTGTACAAAACCCTTAATTCGCCTGAATTTGCCATTAAAGTCAACAGAGGCGATGATAATGGCAACACTATTACTACCGGAGGTGCAGATAAGGAAGACTTTAAATATATCGGCAGTGACATCAGGTTTATCAAAACAGGAAAACTTAAACTCATCCCGGTAAATACTTATTTCTTTGGGTCTTCTCTGTTCTGGATTTTACTGGCATTGCCCATCATTCTTTTCATTGCTTTTTTACTGATTCTGAAAAATGAGCTTAAGAAACGCAGCAATCAGGCATTGATGCGAAATCGCAAAGCAACAGGCGTTGCGCGAAAAAGACTGAAATCTGCTGAACAATTTATGAAAGACGGCAAACATGAAGCCTTCTGGTCGGAAGTTTCCAATGCATTGTGGGGCTATCTGAGCGATAAATTCAACATTCCCAGGTCAACACTTTCCATGGATTCGGTAAATGAAGCACTGACCAGCAAAAGAGTGAGCAGTGAACTTATCAAACAATTTATTGATACACTGAACAATTGTGAGTTTGCCAGATTTGCACCTATAGATAAATCAAAAGCTATGGGCGATTTGTACAAACAAGCCATTGATGCCATTACCCGAACCGAACAGGAATTAAAATAG
- a CDS encoding tetratricopeptide repeat protein gives MKSLIIIPIVLLCAFSQASAQKDNAIIRKGNKLYEEGKYKDAEIDYRKAMEVAPKSVKGEYNLGNSLYKQENWEEAGRSFTNSAGKMKADDNTGKAAAYHNLGNSLFKAEKYQESIEAYKQALRLNPSDDDTRYNLSYALKKLVQQQQQQQQQNKDDKQDDKQDKKDQQQQQQPQDQKDQQQDKQQQQQQKQQISKQDAERMLQALKNDEQKTIDKVKKQKVKPVQVQIEKDW, from the coding sequence ATGAAATCACTGATTATAATCCCTATTGTACTTCTGTGTGCCTTTAGCCAGGCTTCTGCCCAGAAAGACAATGCTATTATTCGTAAAGGAAATAAACTTTACGAAGAGGGCAAATATAAAGATGCGGAGATTGATTACCGCAAAGCGATGGAAGTGGCCCCTAAATCAGTAAAGGGAGAATACAACCTGGGCAATTCACTGTATAAACAAGAGAACTGGGAAGAAGCCGGCAGAAGCTTCACCAATTCAGCCGGTAAAATGAAAGCTGATGACAATACCGGCAAAGCGGCAGCATATCACAATCTGGGAAACTCATTGTTTAAAGCTGAAAAATACCAGGAAAGCATTGAAGCATACAAACAAGCGCTCAGACTGAATCCATCTGATGATGACACGCGTTATAACCTGAGTTACGCCTTAAAGAAACTTGTTCAGCAACAGCAGCAACAACAACAGCAGAATAAGGACGACAAACAGGACGACAAACAGGATAAAAAAGATCAGCAACAACAACAGCAGCCTCAGGATCAAAAAGACCAGCAGCAAGACAAACAGCAACAGCAACAGCAAAAGCAACAGATATCGAAACAGGATGCTGAACGCATGCTTCAGGCCTTAAAAAACGACGAACAAAAAACAATTGACAAAGTCAAAAAGCAAAAAGTAAAACCAGTTCAGGTGCAAATTGAAAAGGACTGGTAA